The following is a genomic window from Bombina bombina isolate aBomBom1 chromosome 3, aBomBom1.pri, whole genome shotgun sequence.
ctttggggtaaaagacttggacctgtggtccctgctcataccggaaaaggggggggcaggagctcccttgctgcggtcagggccccagaggccaacgggccccatcaagcggagaggcagggagtgctggaaatacaatgagaagcagtgtgacaaaggagcttcctgttcctttcggcacgcttgcatgtactgcagcggtcaacacccaggtgttgaatgcccgaagcggagggacggaggagctttccgtggggcaaaatcggggggggctggacaaaagggctccaacacccctgaagctggacgccattagaccttggctggcggcctacccagacagggtgtcggctgccaacctactagcggggattggcgaaggtttcaagataccaacattggggttggtaatggggtcctcgtcgcacaagaatctgaagtcggcttacgaaatgccgggtgaagttagggcgaaactgagcaaagaaattgctctgggaagatttgctggtccatttgaccaacctcccatccctgacctcgttatttcccctttaggggtggttcccaaaaaggaaccagggaagttccgcctgattcagcatttgtcctacCCGAAAGGGGGTTCTGTCAATGACGCAATAGACCCAAtgataagctcggtgtcttaccaatcgtttgaccaggcgttggaattagtgttggcggcgggtccgggcgcgctgctagccaaaatggacatcgaatctgcctttcggttactccccatacacccagcgtctttcagactgatggggtgtaaattcgaggggaattattttgtagacaaatgtttgcccatgggttgctcgctatcgtgtgcttattttgaagagtttagctcattcttgcactgggccatcatcACGGAGGCCGGcgggggaatagtcgctcattatctggacgacttcctgctggttggcaCCGCGGACACTCGCGAATGCGATCGACTGATCGCAGTAATGCGTAGGCTAATgtcgaaatttggagtgccactggctgaggaaaaaacacagggcccctgtacaagactcacgtacttggggatcgaaattgacactgctgcaaggctatgtcgtctcccagccgataaggtggaagcaatgctcgcggcggtgcgcaaagccagggcagcgaagagcatgcccctgagggagcttcagtccgtgctaggcttactcaattttgcgtgcaaaattatacccatgggtcgcgtgtttAACAGGAGGATGGAGGCTTTACTTTCCAATCCGCACGGCACACGTAAAGTGTCGGTTTCGGAAGACATGCGGGAAGATCTGAAGGTATGGGAACTCTTCCTGCAAGGCTTCAATGGAACTCTGCTGtggcgcgctcctagggtttccagtcagacagtgcacctgctgacggatgcagctggagcagcaggttatggcgcctattgggatgggcaatggagcgctgAGCCATGGCCCTTGGCATGGGTCCGAGCAGGactgacaaggaacttgacacttctggagctctttcccatagttgtggctatggagctctgggggtcggcgttaaaggatcgctacatagtgttttggacggacaacgctagcgttgttttcgccataaataggttgtcCGCGTCGTCACCgctagtgctgaggtgcttgcaatacaatattcagttttccgcgaggcacgttcccggggtcaacaacaccctggcggacgcactctcgaggtttcaatgggaacagtttcgcagactggcccctaacgcagcagcagttggcttaccttgtccccactctatctggcagttggcggggcagggaggtccataaggcacctagtgagggcatccctggcgcagaacacgtggagagcttattcacagcactggggcgagtgggtaagttactgtTACGCACAAGGCGCAGCGCCGGAAAGggtctcgagggatctgttcttggagtggctggcagagaaacatgggcaagggacttcgaagggcgctatatccaatagaatagctgcaatctccttcttttgcaatatgctagagtggcccaatatcacgaaaggtttcctggtgaagcaagtgattaagggctggggaaggctcgagggtagagcgaaagatgcgcgcgaacctgttacattttgtaggctagccaggctggtggacgcaatcgagggcatttgcgtcgaacccggcgaaagagaactgtttcagtgcgtattctccttggcgttctttgcggccctcaggccgggcgagctggtcgcaacctcaaaggatgcaattaacacgggtatgcagttggctcatgtcaaactggcgggcgataatttgttattgtttatcccgcactcgaagactgaccaggaggggaaaggggtgtggatcactctgactCCCTCGGCATCAGGCGTCTGCCCGGTTGTGAGTACAAGGGCCTACATGGCGCAGCGACCACGGGCCCCCGCCCAGTTCTTAGTGCATTCCGACGGTTCGAATCTCTCCCGGTACCAGTTCGCAGCGGTGCTCAGAAAGGTAGcgcttgcagcaggtttggggaagtgtagaatcaccccccattccttccgaataggggctgccaccagcgcGGCCGCGCTAGGTTGGAAAGGAGATCGCATACAGAAGTTGGGCcgatggaggtcccaatgttacaagtcttacgTGCGCCCTCCAGCTGAAGCCTAGGGGGTATTCGGTGTAGGAGGAAGGAAACTGGCGTTTTACATTTGTTTGGTTGTGTTGTTTAGTTTTAGTCTAaggtgattgactatgtaatccgtttttcaggtgtggctacaggtccttctcgtatctggataatagggcactcctacgtgcactgggcggcactgaaggcccattctcttcctgaggggcagcagttggggattccgacgtctcaggcatcaatacggtggttgggccgtagaggcttacagtgggatggtttgcctgccctcctccagaatgccagacatcgatggggacagccccacatcatcctccttcacatggggggaaatgatatagggagtgcaccTGCTCTAGatctcatcaatgcgatgaggtcggatgtcaagtggatctgtaccacgtttccgggggttaggctggcctggtccaacataatcccccggctgcgttggagatatttccccacaccgaggatagcatatagggttaggaaaaaagttaacagggagctgggtagagcagtaatagaggtagggggttttgtggtccgccatgaactgatctcagcggacaaaaaagggctgtatcgcccggacggggtgcacctgtccgacgaagggctggcgatcttcctggtggacctcaaaacggctctggttagtaatatttagcgggtggcggcaagagcccggtttatgtgggagtgcctgtctcttgtggcgggaggtcgtagccatcaacaattgagggcggagtctgtagaggtgacagtcgggctaatgggcgggggtgatgtcctcaggtcgtgacctggggggccccgccccgcgggtctgctggctgaagatcctttaggacgtccgcgcctactagacggaatggggtggggccacatttgtgcccacccttggcatttgctattccacgacatctggctgcgacctcttgtcatatggagctaatagtttactaggcctcgaatgccgccacaagttaaatatttgaatgacttccgttgaagtcaagttaataaatgtgaccatcgttatggtctttaaatcccagctatctgtgtcgtgtctttatttataagttaagtagttatgttaagttgttttgaaggggttggaactaccagatacagcatcagcccttaggggaatgaaaggtagcagagtctcctgtaatggagttaagggatgagctgacaggctaatggaaaatcccagtgtagtgtagcagcaacaatgttgcaaagtaaggggaggtcttaggctcacctaatataaacgaagttctggaacaatctggcctcttccacctgggattttgcaaggagaaagtttccctccctcccaaccctattgttGAATGGGTAATTAAGTAATGGCTATTGCAACAGTTTTtaggcgtcattcaggcagatggcttcccggacgggttgctggtcctttagatgcgaaaggcagggatggggttagttgacctagtcttggtaagaccttagccgtaatttatttgcttcctgggCGAGCCTTGCTGCAGGGCTtggccataccagtgccttagaggctgaagcacatcataacatccacgtatctcctaatggcgggaggtcgtagccatcaacaattgagggcggagtctgtagaggtgacagtcgggctaatgggcgggggtgatgtcctcaggtcgtgacctggggggccccgccccgcgggtctgctggctgaagatcctttaggacgtccgcgcctactagacggaatggggtggggccacatttgtgcccacccttggcatttgctattccacgacatctggctgcgacctcttgtcatatggagctaatagtttactaggcctcgaatgccgccacaagttaaatatttgaatgacttccgttgaagtcaagttaataaatgtgaccatcgttatggtctttaaatcccagctatctgtgtcgtgtctttatttataagttaagtagttatgttaagttgttttgaaggggttggaactaccagatacagcatcagcccttaacaCTATACTTAAGTGTGTAGGGTATATATAACATGAAAATACCATGCCAAGACCACACCTAAATTCCACCTATGCCTATAGCTACACTGTGTTTAGACAAAGGAAATATAAAACAAGGGAAATATATAACAAGTGATGTTGGGCAGAAGCTGTGTAAAGAATGTATCTGTGCACATGATGTATATAGGAAGTATATGGATAGTATAGTATATCAGAATATGAACATCATTGAACATATAGGTCAAAGTTGGATGacatgtaaatgaatatataattactcccaaaaattaatcaaatcaaatttggagtttaaACCTTGGGGAAGTCTGGTTTTTAGTTGAAAAATCCAGTAAgtttcacgtttagctagaactacgccgtatatcggatcgcgccccatatgtgcGTTTGCTGCTAaagaccagtaataacttttactagaagcatttttgctaatggcattatattgcaaaaatgctgctatatcaattttgacctttctatccctttaaggccacCTTGGATAAAGCACAGTTACTTTTCTATCatgattaaagtgaaagtaaatcctagcgtagaCAGAAACAGACAT
Proteins encoded in this region:
- the LOC128654418 gene encoding uncharacterized protein LOC128654418; this encodes MNDERARGVPDRAGGSTSTPIGGGSQGGHTAGLDTPLSFVSPPQDMVPTPQRTEGPGTTGVGLSVQPAGGSVAAAPGTSTPSTSAVGVATGPSRIWIIGHSYVHWAALKAHSLPEGQQLGIPTSQASIRWLGRRGLQWDGLPALLQNARHRWGQPHIILLHMGGNDIGSAPALDLINAMRSDVKWICTTFPGVRLAWSNIIPRLRWRYFPTPRIAYRVRKKVNRELGRAVIEVGGFVVRHELISADKKGLYRPDGVHLSDEGLAIFLVDLKTALVSNI